The Bradyrhizobium sp. WBAH42 genome includes a window with the following:
- a CDS encoding winged helix-turn-helix domain-containing protein encodes MRYLFEDYALDVERRELNRGVDHVSATPQVFDLLLYLIRNRERVVSKDDLINAVWKGRIVSDAALTTRLNAVRAAIGDTGEEQHRLIKTFPRKGFRFVGAVREDVSKNTTTSIDPVEPDNLQFPLPDKPSIAVLPFENMSGDLEQEYFADGMVEEIIIGLSRSKSVFVIARQSTGTYKGKVVDIKQVGRELGVRYVLEGSVRKSGSRIRIAGQLIDATTGLNLWADKFDSPLENIFELQDRVTSKVIGAITPLLQRAEIERARRKPTESLQAYDYYLRALAAFYQRTREQTTEALNLTEIATRLDPEFASAYALGARCYIQRKSFGWLAGTADEIAEAQRLASRAIELDPDDPSVLARAGHALAFVVGEVEEGADLVSRAISLDPNQVTARYWMGWIHLWLGEIDAGIEQFQFALRLSPLDPSIFTAHSGLAWAHFLAGRYEEATAWAAATIRRQPNFLAGHRIMMACHAMSGRTEEAQQSCMLALQFDPSLRVSRIKEIVPLRRVQDIQRLSQAFRIAGLPE; translated from the coding sequence TTGCGTTATCTCTTTGAGGACTATGCACTCGACGTTGAGCGGCGCGAACTCAATCGCGGGGTGGACCACGTCTCCGCCACGCCACAAGTTTTCGATCTTCTCCTCTACCTGATCCGAAACAGGGAGCGCGTCGTCAGCAAGGACGACCTTATCAACGCCGTTTGGAAAGGTCGCATTGTGTCCGATGCTGCGCTTACGACGCGTCTGAATGCTGTCCGCGCGGCCATCGGCGATACCGGCGAAGAGCAGCATCGCCTCATCAAGACTTTTCCGCGCAAGGGCTTCCGCTTTGTTGGAGCAGTACGGGAAGACGTCAGCAAAAATACGACAACGTCCATCGACCCTGTCGAGCCAGATAATCTCCAATTCCCGCTCCCGGATAAACCCTCGATCGCGGTGCTTCCATTCGAAAACATGAGCGGCGATCTCGAGCAGGAATATTTTGCTGACGGCATGGTAGAGGAAATCATCATCGGGCTGTCGCGCTCAAAATCCGTGTTCGTGATCGCCCGCCAATCTACAGGCACATACAAAGGCAAGGTCGTCGATATCAAGCAAGTCGGACGTGAACTCGGAGTCCGCTACGTGCTCGAAGGCAGCGTCCGAAAGAGCGGAAGCCGCATTCGCATTGCTGGTCAACTCATTGATGCCACGACAGGGTTAAATCTATGGGCGGATAAGTTCGATAGTCCTCTCGAAAATATCTTTGAGCTTCAGGATCGGGTGACCAGCAAGGTAATAGGCGCAATAACTCCACTGTTGCAGCGCGCCGAGATTGAGCGTGCAAGACGCAAGCCGACGGAAAGCCTTCAAGCTTATGACTATTACCTTCGGGCGTTGGCAGCTTTCTATCAACGCACCCGTGAACAGACGACCGAGGCGCTCAATCTAACTGAGATTGCAACTCGTCTCGATCCGGAGTTCGCGTCAGCTTACGCACTCGGCGCCCGCTGCTATATTCAGAGGAAGTCGTTCGGTTGGTTGGCTGGTACTGCGGACGAGATTGCTGAAGCCCAGCGTCTCGCAAGCCGGGCGATCGAGCTCGATCCAGACGATCCGTCAGTACTTGCTCGGGCCGGCCACGCTCTTGCCTTCGTGGTTGGCGAGGTCGAGGAGGGCGCAGACCTGGTATCGCGGGCTATAAGCCTGGATCCCAATCAAGTTACTGCACGATATTGGATGGGATGGATCCACCTTTGGCTTGGGGAAATTGACGCAGGTATCGAGCAATTCCAATTCGCGCTCCGTTTGAGCCCGCTGGACCCATCGATATTCACCGCGCATTCCGGTTTGGCTTGGGCTCATTTCTTGGCTGGCCGGTATGAGGAAGCCACAGCTTGGGCGGCGGCTACCATCCGGCGACAACCTAATTTTCTCGCAGGACATCGCATCATGATGGCATGCCATGCGATGTCCGGGCGCACCGAGGAAGCGCAGCAGTCCTGCATGCTCGCCCTACAATTTGATCCCTCTCTGCGTGTGTCCCGAATCAAGGAAATAGTCCCGCTGCGAAGGGTGCAAGATATTCAACGATTATCGCAAGCATTCCGAATTGCGGGCTTGCCCGAATAA
- a CDS encoding sensor histidine kinase, producing the protein MIAIENARLFDELRERQAELRVTFDNMGDGVAMFGPDRRLVAWNRNFQEMLDLPDAVLVSRPRFAELFRYLAARGEFGSADLEAELGRSVDDASREMRYERIRPDGRIIEVRRNPVPEGGFVLIYADITERKRAEEAIRLARDAAQNALRDLQTAQDRLVQTEKLASLGQLTAGIAHEIKNPLNFINNFAALSAELTDELSDTLRPVPFDERVRGDVEELTGTLKSNLAKVVQHGKRADSIVKNMLLHSREGSSELRAVDINGLVDESLNLAYHGARAEKPGFNITLQRQFDAAAGEAELFPQEITRALLNLISNGFYAATKRTAENGPEATEPTLLVSTKNLGASVEIRIRDNGTGIPADVKEKIFNPFFTTKPAGEGTGLGLSMTHDIIVKQHGGTIRVNTEPGLFTEFIVTLPRAMSVKSR; encoded by the coding sequence GTGATCGCAATCGAGAATGCTCGCCTATTCGATGAGTTGCGCGAGCGGCAGGCAGAGCTACGCGTAACCTTCGATAATATGGGCGATGGCGTTGCGATGTTTGGTCCGGACAGGCGGCTGGTAGCCTGGAATCGTAATTTTCAGGAGATGCTCGATTTGCCTGACGCAGTGCTCGTCAGCCGCCCGAGGTTTGCCGAACTCTTCCGTTACCTCGCTGCACGAGGCGAGTTTGGTTCCGCTGATCTTGAGGCGGAACTGGGTCGCAGCGTCGACGATGCGAGCCGGGAGATGCGCTACGAGCGCATACGGCCCGATGGCCGCATCATCGAGGTACGGCGAAATCCAGTGCCTGAGGGGGGCTTTGTACTGATTTACGCGGATATCACGGAGCGCAAGCGAGCCGAAGAGGCAATCCGCCTCGCGCGCGACGCCGCCCAAAACGCGTTGCGGGACTTGCAAACGGCACAAGACCGCCTGGTTCAGACTGAGAAGCTCGCTTCGCTTGGCCAGCTCACCGCCGGCATCGCGCACGAAATAAAAAATCCGCTCAACTTTATCAACAACTTCGCGGCTCTCTCGGCAGAGTTGACTGATGAACTCAGCGATACATTGCGTCCCGTTCCGTTCGACGAGAGGGTTCGTGGCGATGTTGAAGAGCTAACCGGGACGCTGAAGTCAAACCTCGCAAAAGTCGTTCAGCACGGCAAGCGCGCGGATTCGATCGTCAAGAACATGCTGCTGCACTCGCGCGAAGGGTCAAGCGAGTTGCGAGCGGTCGATATCAATGGGCTGGTGGATGAAAGCCTGAACCTTGCGTACCACGGCGCGCGTGCCGAAAAGCCCGGCTTCAACATTACGCTGCAGCGTCAATTTGACGCTGCGGCCGGTGAGGCTGAGCTATTCCCGCAGGAGATCACCCGCGCGTTGTTGAACCTCATCTCGAATGGTTTCTATGCGGCGACCAAACGAACGGCCGAGAATGGCCCAGAGGCAACTGAGCCGACATTGTTGGTTAGCACCAAAAATCTGGGCGCTTCAGTTGAGATACGCATTCGGGACAACGGCACCGGCATACCGGCTGACGTGAAGGAGAAGATATTCAACCCCTTTTTCACTACAAAGCCCGCCGGTGAAGGAACGGGACTCGGCTTGTCTATGACTCACGACATCATCGTGAAACAACATGGCGGCACGATCCGGGTTAACACTGAGCCCGGCTTATTTACAGAATTCATCGTCACGCTGCCGCGTGCCATGTCCGTCAAAAGCCGCTAA
- a CDS encoding response regulator, with protein sequence MSTYIVVVDDEPDVEEMFKQHFRRDLRSGRFVMEFALSAPAALEKVKTIPDPSLILILSDINMPGMTGLEMLPKVKAERPNVPVIMITAYGDEATRRKATELGAAGLLPKPIDFSLLRGKIDERLER encoded by the coding sequence TTGAGCACCTATATTGTTGTCGTCGATGACGAACCCGATGTGGAAGAAATGTTCAAGCAGCACTTCCGGCGAGATCTGCGATCCGGACGCTTTGTGATGGAATTTGCGCTCTCTGCGCCAGCCGCGCTGGAGAAGGTGAAAACTATTCCTGATCCGTCGCTGATCTTGATACTTTCAGACATCAACATGCCAGGGATGACCGGTCTTGAAATGCTGCCCAAGGTGAAGGCGGAACGTCCGAACGTTCCCGTTATCATGATTACCGCCTATGGGGACGAAGCAACAAGAAGAAAAGCGACCGAGCTTGGGGCCGCGGGATTACTTCCCAAACCAATCGACTTCAGCCTCTTACGCGGAAAAATCGACGAGCGTCTGGAGCGGTAG
- a CDS encoding esterase family protein, protein MNNTWAVLAGTMISAATFSTATWAQTPPPSNCVTQNMGVPPNANTSDKGAPFFIDTTGLDFQTKPPTRDPKSANYPPATELADGTLPPAGAEGNFIIGPTHNPAPETIAKEGVPKGTITTFTLSSKDSVIYNPGLIRDDIPGCGNSSIMSTTTVSGDKSNMIVTTSHPGTWTRNIEVYVPANYVRGTEIPFIVLGDGGSTAWRDMNTTLDNLIAQRRVPPMVSIQVGNGGQDAQGAQRGREYDTVSGTYAQFIEREVLPLVEEKAGVKLTKNPDGRATMGLSSSGTAAFTMAWFSPELYRRVLAYSPTMVNQQWPWNPALRGGAWEYHSAWAGPAGPNLIVKAGQLTPSDQPAGAPLIPGSPTKPIRYWFEMGDQDLFYPNPTIPDGMHDWTLSAALMAKVLAEKGYHYQYLFARNAKHVDRPTVAQTLPSALEWLWKGYQIP, encoded by the coding sequence ATGAACAACACATGGGCCGTCCTTGCGGGGACGATGATCTCAGCTGCAACGTTCTCGACCGCCACCTGGGCCCAAACTCCGCCTCCGTCCAACTGTGTCACCCAGAACATGGGTGTGCCGCCCAACGCCAACACGTCGGACAAAGGGGCGCCGTTCTTCATCGACACGACCGGCCTCGACTTCCAGACCAAGCCGCCGACCCGCGATCCCAAGAGCGCGAACTATCCGCCCGCGACCGAGCTTGCGGACGGCACGCTGCCGCCGGCCGGCGCGGAGGGAAATTTCATCATAGGCCCGACACACAATCCGGCGCCCGAGACGATCGCAAAGGAGGGTGTGCCGAAAGGCACCATCACGACGTTCACGCTGTCGTCCAAGGACAGCGTGATCTACAACCCCGGCCTAATCCGTGACGACATACCCGGCTGCGGCAACTCTTCGATCATGAGCACGACGACGGTGTCGGGCGACAAATCCAACATGATCGTTACCACCAGCCATCCCGGCACATGGACCCGCAATATCGAGGTCTATGTGCCGGCGAATTATGTCCGGGGCACAGAAATCCCGTTCATCGTGCTCGGCGACGGCGGCTCCACCGCCTGGAGGGACATGAACACGACGCTGGATAATCTGATCGCGCAGCGTCGCGTGCCGCCGATGGTGTCGATCCAGGTCGGCAATGGTGGACAGGACGCACAAGGCGCGCAGCGTGGGCGCGAATACGACACTGTGTCGGGCACCTACGCGCAATTTATCGAGCGTGAGGTATTGCCGCTGGTCGAAGAGAAGGCCGGCGTGAAGCTGACGAAAAATCCCGATGGGCGCGCCACAATGGGGTTGAGCTCGAGCGGCACTGCGGCTTTCACCATGGCGTGGTTTAGTCCCGAGCTGTATCGCCGGGTGCTGGCCTATTCGCCCACCATGGTGAACCAGCAATGGCCGTGGAATCCGGCATTGCGCGGCGGTGCCTGGGAATATCACAGCGCGTGGGCGGGGCCGGCTGGTCCCAACCTGATCGTGAAGGCAGGCCAGCTGACGCCGTCGGATCAGCCGGCAGGCGCGCCGCTCATCCCGGGTTCCCCGACAAAACCGATCCGCTACTGGTTCGAGATGGGGGATCAGGACCTGTTCTATCCCAATCCGACAATCCCTGACGGCATGCACGACTGGACGCTGTCCGCCGCGCTGATGGCAAAAGTGCTGGCGGAGAAAGGCTATCACTATCAGTACCTGTTTGCGCGCAACGCCAAGCATGTCGACCGCCCGACAGTGGCGCAGACGCTGCCTTCGGCGCTGGAATGGCTGTGGAAGGGCTATCAGATTCCGTGA
- a CDS encoding Crp/Fnr family transcriptional regulator codes for MNSNADFSRILDRILDTAADNFRIAKILIQMGLDPDNITYDALFNRLFEIVLVNITLANMFALVGAIFFVATLLMQRMVPLRVANMVGCTFFAISCALSGSVATFLLYLLLLPVNAVRLRQLLKLVKKARNATRGDRSMEWLKPFMTERRYRRGDILFRKGDAASEMFLIVTGTFLVKEIGVELPPGRFMGELGFLTPDNRRTATVECIEEGQVLTITYERLLEIYFQSDQQFGYHILLLTSQRLLENNQRLQESISRLEAALAQEKAARQMAAARGAA; via the coding sequence ATGAATTCCAATGCAGATTTTTCGAGAATTCTAGACCGCATCCTTGATACAGCGGCCGACAATTTCAGGATCGCAAAGATCCTCATTCAAATGGGACTTGATCCCGACAACATCACCTACGACGCACTGTTCAATCGGCTGTTTGAGATTGTGTTGGTGAACATCACGCTCGCCAACATGTTCGCCTTAGTTGGCGCCATATTCTTTGTCGCTACCTTGCTGATGCAGAGAATGGTGCCGCTGCGGGTCGCGAATATGGTCGGCTGTACATTCTTCGCAATTTCTTGCGCGCTTTCTGGAAGCGTCGCCACCTTTCTGCTTTATCTGCTGCTGTTGCCAGTCAATGCCGTTCGCCTCCGCCAACTGCTCAAGCTCGTTAAGAAAGCACGTAACGCGACGCGGGGTGACAGGTCGATGGAATGGCTCAAACCATTCATGACCGAACGTAGATATCGCCGAGGCGACATACTCTTCAGGAAGGGTGATGCCGCTTCGGAGATGTTCCTCATCGTCACCGGGACGTTTCTCGTCAAAGAAATCGGCGTCGAGCTTCCGCCAGGGCGCTTCATGGGAGAGCTTGGCTTTCTCACACCCGATAACCGGCGAACCGCGACTGTCGAGTGCATAGAAGAGGGCCAAGTCCTGACCATAACTTATGAAAGGCTACTTGAAATCTATTTTCAGAGTGATCAGCAATTCGGCTACCATATCCTCCTTCTGACCAGCCAGCGTCTTTTGGAAAACAACCAACGACTCCAGGAAAGCATCTCGCGGCTGGAAGCAGCTCTCGCACAAGAGAAGGCCGCGCGACAGATGGCAGCTGCGCGGGGCGCGGCTTGA
- a CDS encoding DUF1127 domain-containing protein encodes MSTIHGTAELGPAAERRQVYSPLEAYWNAFQEWHKRRRLLANLCDLSDRELMDIGISRGEIDYVASHRGSDPRGILSGE; translated from the coding sequence ATGAGCACGATCCACGGGACCGCCGAGCTGGGACCGGCAGCGGAAAGGCGGCAGGTCTACAGTCCTCTCGAAGCATACTGGAATGCATTTCAGGAGTGGCACAAGCGCCGGAGATTACTGGCCAACTTGTGCGACTTAAGTGACAGGGAGCTTATGGATATCGGTATTTCGCGAGGCGAAATCGACTACGTCGCCTCGCACCGGGGTAGCGATCCGCGAGGCATCCTATCGGGTGAATGA
- a CDS encoding winged helix-turn-helix domain-containing tetratricopeptide repeat protein, translating into MRYLFEEYAFDTDRRELHRGAHVVSVAPQVFDLLDYLIRNRERVVSKDDLINAVWDGRSVSDAALTTRLNVARSAIGDSGEEQRLIKTLPRKGFRFVGQVREAQDVAGLNPGDAPESAPALPDKPSIVVLPFENMSGDPEQGYFADGMVEEITTALSRFKWLFVIAHNSSFTFKGRAVDIKEVGRRLGVRYILEGSVRKAAGKVRITGQLIDATTGVHIWADRFERALTDVFTLQDEVTVAVVSAIEPKLLQTEIAMATRRRAENLTAYDFHLRAMQQYYSFTREGLAEAITLAHRALELEPRFGLVAALGGLCHLQNVVLGYAVDPQFERKEAIRFARMALSFDDNDPDTLARASLISAYMVGDCESAIELADRAVALNSNSFNAWHYRGTVYRVAGLPEEAIRSFEPAIRISPVDPRLQRLFAGMGLAFIELRRFDEAIAAGKKAQRQSPSYVGTYRCLASAFAHLGRDAEAREAAARLLETDPTFTISALIARGGYSNAKLLVEGLRKAGLPE; encoded by the coding sequence TTGCGCTATCTTTTCGAGGAATACGCATTCGACACCGACCGGCGCGAGTTGCATCGCGGGGCACACGTCGTTTCCGTCGCACCGCAGGTGTTCGATCTGCTTGATTACCTGATCCGCAACCGGGAGCGGGTCGTCAGCAAAGACGACCTCATCAACGCCGTTTGGGATGGGCGCAGCGTTTCGGATGCAGCACTGACGACCCGGCTGAATGTCGCCCGAAGCGCTATCGGCGACTCCGGGGAGGAGCAGCGCCTGATCAAGACGTTGCCACGCAAGGGATTCCGTTTCGTCGGACAGGTGCGGGAGGCGCAAGACGTTGCGGGCCTAAATCCCGGCGATGCGCCCGAGAGTGCTCCTGCGCTTCCCGACAAGCCGTCCATCGTCGTGCTGCCGTTTGAGAACATGAGCGGCGACCCCGAGCAGGGGTATTTTGCCGATGGGATGGTCGAGGAAATCACGACGGCGCTGTCGCGGTTCAAATGGCTCTTCGTGATCGCGCACAATTCGAGCTTCACCTTCAAAGGCCGAGCCGTCGATATCAAGGAAGTCGGCCGCAGGCTTGGCGTGCGCTATATCCTTGAGGGGTCTGTGCGCAAGGCGGCGGGTAAAGTCCGCATCACCGGGCAATTGATTGATGCGACTACGGGGGTGCACATCTGGGCGGACAGGTTCGAGCGTGCTCTGACAGACGTTTTCACTCTCCAGGACGAAGTGACGGTCGCTGTTGTCTCGGCCATTGAGCCAAAATTGTTGCAAACAGAAATTGCAATGGCGACGCGGCGGCGAGCGGAGAACCTCACGGCGTATGATTTTCATCTCCGAGCCATGCAACAGTACTATTCGTTTACCCGCGAAGGGCTGGCCGAGGCGATCACGCTGGCTCATCGAGCCTTGGAGCTGGAACCTCGGTTCGGCCTTGTCGCGGCCCTGGGAGGTCTCTGTCATCTGCAAAACGTCGTTTTGGGCTATGCTGTCGATCCGCAATTCGAGCGCAAGGAAGCAATTCGGTTTGCCCGCATGGCCCTGAGCTTCGACGATAATGATCCAGACACGTTAGCACGTGCGTCCCTCATCTCGGCGTACATGGTCGGCGATTGTGAAAGTGCGATCGAACTGGCTGACCGCGCGGTCGCGCTCAACTCAAATTCATTTAACGCATGGCACTACAGAGGCACGGTCTATAGAGTTGCGGGGCTGCCGGAGGAAGCGATCCGGAGCTTTGAACCTGCCATTCGCATCAGCCCGGTAGACCCGCGACTACAACGGTTGTTTGCAGGAATGGGGCTAGCCTTTATTGAGCTTCGTCGCTTTGACGAGGCCATCGCCGCAGGGAAGAAAGCTCAACGTCAAAGCCCCTCCTATGTGGGAACTTACCGCTGTCTCGCGTCGGCTTTCGCCCATCTCGGACGCGACGCTGAGGCGCGTGAGGCGGCGGCGCGTCTGCTTGAGACCGATCCCACATTTACAATATCTGCGTTGATCGCCCGAGGCGGGTACTCAAACGCGAAGCTGCTGGTTGAGGGCCTTCGGAAAGCGGGGTTGCCCGAATAG
- the ligD gene encoding non-homologous end-joining DNA ligase encodes MAKRTRTAPAKRPRAAIPGFISPQLATLKMKAPSGAQWIHEVKYDGYRIQLHIDGDNRKVFTRNGLDWTHKFSVIAGAFEIEGQAIVDGEVVVIHEDRTNFSELQADLARGEQDRLLFFAFDLLWLDGQDLRKLSQLARKELLKDLIECNQLEEPILYSEHHGGDGQALFEAARKLNYEGIVSKRVDAPYRSERVEAWQKVKVVQKGKFPVVGFIKDPTGVAALYLGKKEGKELVYMGKVGTGWSRTTSRKIRDVLNTVVSPRQKLTKPIKKPKATWVEPKFYADIEYRDITSEGLLRASSFKGLSRK; translated from the coding sequence GTGGCGAAGCGTACCAGGACCGCACCGGCAAAAAGGCCGCGTGCCGCTATTCCGGGCTTTATTAGCCCCCAGCTTGCGACCCTGAAGATGAAAGCGCCTTCGGGGGCTCAATGGATTCACGAAGTCAAATACGACGGTTACCGTATCCAGCTCCACATCGACGGAGATAACCGGAAGGTCTTCACCCGCAACGGTCTCGACTGGACACATAAGTTCTCCGTCATTGCCGGTGCCTTCGAGATCGAAGGGCAGGCCATCGTTGACGGTGAGGTGGTCGTCATCCACGAGGACCGCACCAACTTCTCCGAGCTACAGGCAGACCTCGCCAGAGGCGAACAGGACCGCTTGCTGTTCTTCGCGTTCGACCTTCTGTGGCTCGACGGACAGGACTTGCGGAAGCTTTCGCAGCTTGCCCGCAAGGAGCTGCTGAAGGATCTGATTGAATGCAATCAGCTCGAGGAGCCCATCCTCTACAGCGAGCACCATGGGGGTGACGGGCAGGCACTGTTCGAAGCCGCAAGGAAACTTAATTACGAAGGTATCGTCTCCAAGCGAGTTGACGCCCCATATCGGTCGGAGCGTGTGGAAGCTTGGCAGAAGGTCAAAGTCGTTCAGAAGGGAAAATTCCCTGTCGTCGGGTTCATCAAGGATCCAACCGGCGTCGCCGCTCTCTATCTCGGTAAGAAGGAAGGCAAAGAGCTTGTCTATATGGGCAAGGTCGGCACGGGCTGGAGCCGGACGACATCGCGCAAGATCAGAGATGTCCTCAATACTGTGGTGAGCCCGAGGCAGAAGCTCACCAAGCCCATCAAGAAGCCGAAAGCCACCTGGGTCGAGCCGAAGTTCTACGCGGACATCGAATACAGAGACATCACGTCGGAGGGATTGCTACGCGCGAGTTCCTTCAAGGGATTGTCTCGAAAATAA